The Desulfonatronum lacustre DSM 10312 region CAAAGCCGGAGCTGGCGGCGATCGAACAGGGGTTGCAGACAGAAGTCGTCCAACGGGGCGTCCGGTTCCAGCAAGGTGAGCAGTTCGTCTACCGTGGGCAGCCGCCAGGTGGACCGCCCGGCCCAGCGCTCCCGGTTGAGCCGACGGACGTGTTCCCGCGCCGCGCCCCACTCCAGGGGCTCCGCGGACCCGGACCGCTGCCAAAGTCGGCCCGCGTCCGGATCGGAAACCGTCTCCCGCTCGACCACGTATCGCTTCGCCTTTGGGCGGACCGGCCGCCACAAGGCGTCCACCATGAACATCTCCCGGGCGTCGTGCCCGCCGACCTTGCGCGGTTGCTCGCGCGGTTTTTCATCGCGCGCGCCCCGGCGAGCCGTCCGGGCATGTTCCTCCCAGCGCATTCGACAGACGGCCTCCCGGTGTATTCTCCAGTACCGCGCCATGGCGTCCAAGCCCTCCAGGACCTCAGCGGCACCGGCAGGGCGCTCGGCCGGTTTCGAGGCCAGCATGCGGCCCAGAAATCCGCCCCCTTTCGCGCCGAATTCCCGGATTATCGGCGACCAATCCAAATTTTCCCCGGGCAGCCCTCCGGAAATCATCCGGTACAGGACCACGCCCAAGGCGTACCAGTCGGCGCGCTGGTCCACGCTCTCCGGATCACGCTCCTGCTCCGGCGGAGCGTAGAACGGGCTGCCGACCATCAGCTGGCTCGGGCGGACCTCCCTCTCGCCGCGCAGTTTGGACAGGCCGAAGTCCGCCAATTTGACCCGTTTCCGGCCGTCCAGGAGCAGATTCGCCGGTTTCACGTCCCGATGCACAAGACCTTGGCCATGCAGGGCCTCCAGGGCCGACGCCGTTTGTCGGGCCACCTCCAGGGCCAGGTCCGGGCGCAGGGGACGGCTCGGCTCCTCCACCAGCGGGCTTTCGCCGATCCACTCGCCCACCGTGCGACAATGGTATTCCAAAAGCATATACCACCGCGCGCCCTCAAGTCGTTGTCCCAGCAGCCGGACCACGTGGGGATGGTCCGTGCGGGCCAGGACCCCGGCTTCAAATTGGAACCGCCGCTGGATTTCCTCCAAGCCCAGCAGGTCCGCCAGGTGCGGATGGGGGCGCAGCAGCTTCAAGGCGCAAATCCGGCCGTCCAGCGCGGACCGGACCTTGAGCACCCGGCTCATCCCGCCCTGGCCCAACAGACCCAGAATCTCGTGGCCGTCCATGAAACGCATGCTTACTCCCGCAAACGCCGCGCGTTGACTTCCGGAAACTCCAGGGCCTCGATCTTGGCAATGGTCAACGCGGCGTCATACGGCACGGCGCGCACGTCCAGCAACGCCCGGTCGGAGTCCCAGAGCACGTACTTGGCCGCGAGGGTTCCGTCCCGGGGCTGCCCCACGCTGCCCACGTTGATGATGAAGCGTCGTCCCTCGTCCAGGCGGAATGTCCCGGGTTCGATTTCGTCCAGCGTGGCTTCATGGCCGTCCCAAGATGCCAGATGGAGCATGTGGGTGTGGCCCACGAAGCAGACCTTCTGAGAAAAGGCGGCAAACAGCTCGGGCAGGGTCTCTGGTTCGTATTCGAAAAAATAGTCGAAAGGATCGTCCGGAGGGCAACCGTGCACAGCGAGAAACGTTTCCCGCTGGATGGCCATGGGCCATGTGCCCAGCACCGCGATGGTTTTCGGACTGAGCAGTCCCAGGGTGATCTCCAGGGATTTTCGGGTCGTGGGATTGAACCAGTCGCGTTTTTCCGGGAACAGCACTCCTTGTTCGTGGTTGCCCTGAATGCAGGAAATGCCTTCCCGGCGCAGCAGATGGACCACGGCATTGGGGTCCGGTCCATAGCCCACGGCGTCGCCGAGATTGATCACGGCGTCCGGGCATTGGGTTCGCAGATCTGCCAGGACCGCCAGCAAGGCCTCCTGGTTGGCATGGATGTCCGAGAGCACCGCCAAACGCATAACCGCCGCCTTTCGTTCCCGCGTCTGCGGACTTACAGGTCCCGCACGTCCCAGGTCCTGCCGTGCAGGCGGCGCGGGTTCCCGGCAAGCAATCGGACCAACCCGGCGGCGGACTGTTCCGGGGTCATCAATCGCCCCTCCTCCTTCCAGGGTCGGAACACGGACTGGAGCTGGCTCGCCGCGCCGCCCTCGGATTCCCGGGCCTGAGCCTGCATCCGGGTTTCCACGATCCCCGGCCGGTAGACAAAAGTGGTGATTGTCGGGGCCTCGGCGGCCAGCTGGCGGGCCAGATGCTCTTCCGCGGCCTTGGCCGCGCAATAGGCCGCGATGCCCGGCTGGGTCTTTTCCGCGGCGCCGGAGCCGAAGAAAACCGCCAGCCCCTCGCCTTGTTCCAGAAGAAGCGGCAGGCAGCCGCGAATCAGTTGATGGGCGGCCATGACGTTGGCCTGGAACACGGTCAGAAAGTCCGTGTCCGACAACTCCCAGACGTACGGTCCCGGATGCAGGATTCCGGCGGCGTGGACGAATCCCCAAAAATTCCCAATTGTTCGAGCCCCTTCTACCATGGCGACAACGGTCTCGGCCTTGGAGGCGTCGCCGGCCACGACCTCCACCACGGCCTTGGACTCCCCGCCCCGTCCGGCGCACAACTCCCGCGTCTCCCGCAGCGGGTCCGTGCTCCGGGCGTTGATCACCAGATTCACCCCTTCCTTGGCCAGGGCCACGGCCAAGGCCCGCCCGATGCCCATGGACGCGCCGGTGAGCAGCAAGGTTTTTCCGTGCAGTTCGTGCATGATGTTCACCCTTCCTTGGCTTGTCGCTGATACTCTTTCACTGGTTCCCAAGCTGAAGCGTGGGAATGAGCGGAAAGGCTCGTCTCCAGAGGGAGTACCCGCATCAATCGAAATCGAAATCGAAATCGAAATCGTGATCGAAATCGGAAATTCATCAGAAATCGATTTCGATAGCGATTTCGATAGCGATACCGATTGGGGCAGCCCCGAGGCCCGAGAACAACTCCGTCCTGCCCTCTGAACGGTGTCCATTAGACAGCACCCGCGCTCGTCCTGTAAAGACCTCGCATGTCCCTGCTGCAAACCCCCGCCCGCTACGCCCTGGTGTCCGTGGCCGCCTCCCTGGTGACCATGGCCCTCAAGTTCGGCGCGTTTTGGATGACCGGCTCGGTGAGCATCTTTTCCGATGCCGCGGAGTCCGTGATCAACCTCGTGGCCGGGTTGATCGCCTTCATCGCGCTGCTCATCGCGGCCCGTCCGGCGGACAAGCAGCACACCTACGGCCACGACAAGGTGGAGTACTTTGCCAGCGGTGTCGAGGGGACCCTGATCCTCGTGGCCGCGGCGACCATCTTCATCACCTCGGTCCAGCGCCTGTTCGCCCCGGTCCCCCTGGACAGCCTGGGCTGGGGCATTGCGGTTCTGGTCCTGGCCGCGGCCATCAACCTGGGCGCGGCCAGGGTTCTGATGCACGGCGCGCGCAAGCACGACAGCATCACCCTGGAGGCCGACGCCAAGCATCTGATGACCGACGTCTGGACCTCGCTGGCCGTGGTCGTGGGTATCGGAGTGATCATCCTCGCCCCGGAGGAATGGCTCTTTCTCGATCCCCTGATCGCCATGGCCGTGGCCGTGAACATTTTGCGCGCCGGCGTGGACCTGCTGCGCCGCTCCTGGAACGGGTTGATGGATCAAACCTTGCCGGCCGAGGAAATCCAAATCATCACCGAGGCCCTGCAAGCCCAGGCCCCGGACGCTCCGTTCCACGGTCTGCGCTCCCGCAAGTCCGGCTCCCGGCGGTTCATCGACGTGCACCTGCTGCTGCCCGGAGAGTGCAGCGTTCAGGAAGCCCACGAACTCTGCGACAGGATCGAACACCTGGTCGAGTCGCGGCTGAACAACACCAGTCTGACCATTCACGTGGAGCCCGTGGAGGACGACGCCTCCTGGGACGGACACTGCATCGGCGGTGTGGCCAACGACGGCTCGGACCAGCAGGCGCGACTTCCCAACAATCTACAGCCGTCGTAACTGCTCAGTACGGAGTAGTGCCGTTGCCGGGATCAGAATCGGAGTCGGAGTCGGGATCGAAAAGGATGGGGTGCGTTCTATTTTTTTCCGTTCCGATACCGATACCGATAGCGACCCCGACCCCGACCCCGATTTGCCGGAGCAAGAAGGGACACAAGATGTGCTGAGGAGATACCAGCTTTCAGACGAAAACAAGGAGGATGACATGGAACTCAACAGGATGATTCATCTTTCAGGCGTCCTCGGCGTGCTCGGACTGCTTGGCTTCTTCAAGCCCATGTTCAGCGCCTTTGCCGCCTTCGCCGCGTTTGGGGCCTGGGGAGCGCCAGGTCCGCTACGCTATATGGGCTACCTGGGATTTTTGGGCTTCATCGGCCTGCTCGGCTTTTTCCGTTGACCCGCGATTGCGATGCTCTGGGCCGTACTGGCATTGGGCACGGCCTTTTTCGAGGCGATCAAGGACGCGCTGAGCAAGGGGCAGCTGATCCTGGGAGACGAATATCTTCTGGCGTGGTCCTACTGCGTTTTCGCCCTGCCCCTAACCGGGGCGTACCTCTGGTGGGAGGGTATTCCGGCCATCGGAAGCGACTTCGGCTGGGCCCTTGCGGCCGGGGTTGCCCTGAACCTGGTCGCCGTGACCCTCTACATGCGGGCGATCAAGGCTTCGGAGTTGTCCCTGACCCTGCCCATGCTCACCTTCACCCCGCTGTTCATGCTGATCACCTCGCCGCTGATCCTGGGCGAATTTCCTGATCGCTGGGGCGGACTGGGCATGCTCCTGATCATTTCCGGGGCCTACCTGTTGAACCTCAGACCAACCTCTGCAAGCCTCGGAGCCAACAGCGGGATAAGTTTGCTGGCCCCTTTTCGGGCTCTGTGGAACGATCCCGGCCCCCGTGTCATGCTCCTGGTGGCCTTCATCTGGAGCTTCACCGCCAACATCGACAAGGTCGGCGTGATCAACTCCTCGCCGGCGTTCTGGCTGTTCTGCTTTTTCATGGCCATGAGTCTGGGCCTTTCGCCGGTGGTCCTGATCAAGTCCCGCCGTCCATTTCTCCGGCTGCGGCAAAATTTCCGGGCGCTTTTCCTGGTCGGGCTGTTCGGCTCCCTGGCCCTGGTGCTCCAGATGTGGGCCTTGACCCTGACCCTGGCGGCCTACGTGGTTTCCATCAAACGGATGAGCGTGGTCTTCGGGGTTCTTTTCGGTCACGTCATGTTCGGCGAAAAAGACCTCACCCGCAAACTTCTCTGCGCGGCCCTGATGGTCGCCGGAGTGGGGTTGATAGCCTTGAACTGACGGGAACCTGATTCAAGACTTGCCACCCAGGGTGAGAGTGCCCATTTTATATTCTTGGGGGTAAGGACTTGAAAGGCCATCCCACCGTCATTCCAGGAGGTTCAAAAATGCGCAGATCCATCGAGCAGGTATTTTTCGGAGAGCCGATCACCGAAGGGGCGGGCGTGAAGCTGCACCGCACTTTTGGGTATTATGAGGCGGAGTTGTTCGACCCGTTTCTGATGCTGGACGATTTCCGTTCAGACCGGCCCGAGGACTACCTGAAAGGCTTTCCCTGGCATCCGCACCGGGGAATCGAAACCATCACCTACGTGCTCAAGGGCGATGTGGAACATGGCGACAGCCTGGGCAACACCGGAATCACCTCTTCGGGAGACGTCCAGTGGATGACCGCCGGAAGCGGGATCATTCACCAGGAAATGCCCAAGGGCGACGCCCACGGTTCCATGCACGGATTCCAGCTCTGGGCCAACCTTCCGGCGGATCAAAAGATGATCGAGCCGCAATACAGGGATATCACGGCCGCGGACATCCCGGAGGTTGAAACCGAAAACGGCGTGCGGATCAAGATCATCGCCGGAACCGTGGGCGCTGTTTCCGGCCCGGTGGACGACGTGGTGGTGGCCCCGGAATACCTGGACTGCACCATCCCGCCGAACACGGAATTCGTCCATCCCACCCGGCGCGGCTTCACGGCCTTCATCTACGTGATCGGCGGAGCGGGCACCGTGAACGGAACGGCCGTGGCCAACCGGCAGGTGGTGTTGTTCGGCGACGGGGACGAACTGGCGGTGGTCGCCGGGGAAGAGCCCCTGCGGATGCTCCTTCTGACCGGCAGGCCCCTGGACGAACCCATTGCCTGGCGCGGCCCCATCGTCATGAAGACCAGGCAGGAACTGGAACAGGCGTTCCAGGATCTGCGCGACGAAACCTTCATCAAGCATCCCCCGCTCCACGTGGCGCACCATCTGGCAGACGGTCGCTGACGGCATTCGGAACGGTACGGTTTACGGTTCCAGTGCGAGCCCTCGCCAAAGGCAAACCACGCATCACCCCGCGGATTGCGCGGACGGGTAAAAGCTAAGAGGGCCCCTAGTGGATTCGCCAAGTCGGGCTTGCCTTGCTGGTGGCCAGGGATACCGGGCTGCCGTTTTTCTATCGCGAATACGAGGGCAACTGCCATGATTCCAAGGTGTTTCAGTGCGTTGCAGCCTACTCCCGTGCCCCCGCCGGCGCTTCGCGCGCCGGGGAGAGCACGGGGGGGGCCGGTCGATCATTTCAGGAGCAGCAACAGCAGCATGCCCACGGGCACGATCCAGGCTACCGCGAGGGCGGGGATGAGGATTTTTTGGAAGCGGATCAGTTGGCGGGTTTGTTTGATCATTTCGGGGTCGGCCAGGTCCGCGAGCAGACCGACGATCTCCGGGGCGGATTTTTCCAGGCGATCCAGGGTATCCTTGGGCATGGTCTCGTACATCTTGGCCATAATGTCCGCGGACTGCTGGGCGGATCGGAAATAGCCCTTTTGTTCCCATTCCGTGGCTTTTTCAATGTAGTCCATCATCAAGCCGCGCAGGGTGTCGTAGGATTCCTTGCCCAACTCGGCCACTGCCTCCAGCTGACGCATGGCGTAGTTGATGTTGTGGATGTTCTTCAGAAACAGGATCAGCATCTGGCGCAGTTCTCGGCCGTCCACCTTCACGTTTTCCAATTCCAGCTCTTCCTGCAGGGAGAACATCGCGGCATTGCCCACGATGTTCAGATCCCGGGCCAGATCCTGGGTCATCTCGTTGCGCAGCATCATCTCCCTGGCCATCCTGGAGACATCGTCCAGCTTCCGCTCTAAAGACGCCAGTGTTTCCACGTGTTGTTCCATGGTCATGGTCCACCTCCTCTAGGCCGTGATGGAGCCGGGCATTTCCTTGCCGGCCATGGTCATGAACGGGGAAACCGGAAGGTCCTTGCCCTTGAGCAGGAGATGCCAGTAGGCCCAGCGAAACATCATCTTGCCGTAGTGGTTCATCTTGGTCTCCTTGAGCAGGGTGAAGGGCCCGGCTCCGGGCAGGGGGAATTTTCCGGGCAGCGGCTCCTGGGTGTAGTTGAAGTCAATGAGCAGGGCCTTGCCGAATCCGGACTCGATGAAGCAGTTGGAATGTCCGTCGAACTTGGGCAGCGGCTCCAGGCCGTCCAGGTGACGCAGGATGTTCTCGATCAGGATTTCGCTTTCAAAGTGGGCCACGGAACCGGCCTTGGACGTGGGCACGTTGGTGGCGTCGCCGATGACGAAGATGTCCTGGAAGTTCTTGCTTTGCAGGGTGTGATTGTCCGTGGGCACCCAGCCCAGGGGATCGCCCATGTCTGAATCGATGATGAACTGGGCGCCCTTCATGGTCGGGATGGACACCAGCAGATCGAAGTCGATTTCCCGCTTGTCGTGGGAGACGATGCGCTTGTTCTCGTTGTCCACGTGGCTCAGGGCGAAATCCGGCATGATCTTGATGTTTTTCTCCTCACAGACGTACTTCAAGGTCTGGGAAGCCAGGGGCTTGGTGAACGGACCGCTGAGCGGGGTGGCGAAGACGATTTCCACCTTGTCCCGGATGCCTCGCTCATGGAAGTACCAGTCTGAAAGCATCACGAATTCCGGCGGAGCCACCGGACATTTCACCGGCATTTCTGCCACGTTGAGCACGAGTCTGCCGCCCTTGAAGGAGCGCATGGCCTGTTGCAGCTTCAGGGCTCCGTCCAGGGTGTAAAAGTCGAAGATGGACTTTTGCCAGTTCGGCCCCAGCAGACCCTCGTTTTCCGTGGGATCGCAGCGCGAACCGCTGGCGATGATCAGCAGGTCGTAGTCAATGGTTCCCTTCTTCATCACCACCTTCCTGGCATCAGGATCGACCTTCTCGATCTTGGAGACGATGAATTTGACCTCAGAGGGCAGGAACACGTCCCGGGGCTTGAGCACGTCCTCCTTGGACCGGTACATGCTGAAGGGGAGGAACAGCAGACCGGGCTGATAGAGGTGGACGCGGTCCTCATCCACGATGGTTACGCTGATCTTGTTCTGATCGATTTCCGTACGCAGGTTTTCGCACAACCGATTGGCCATCATTGTGCCGGCGGTCCCGGCTCCGAGAATGACGATTTTCCGCATGAGCGCACCTCTCCTTGGTGGTTGAGGGTGATAGGGAAAAGCTGGCCGCGGCGGCGACAAGGCCGGACGCGGGCAGTGGATCGCTTCTTCGCGGAATGGAGGGGCTTCCGGCGGGACTGGATACGTGAATGAGTGAGGACACCGTATAGTAGCCAGCACTTCATTAATCAGATGAATTCCAGGAATGTCGGAACCATAATAGTACTAGCAAACTTCATACCCGTATTCATCACGGCGGCAAGCCTTGGCCGCCCATGGTCGATGAAGGGCGGCCTGTGAGTGGCTTGGGGCTCAAAAACGAGCATTCGCTCCAAGGATGACGTTTTGGTTTTGCCGGAAAGCATTCCTCTGGAAATTTCGAGGGTATCTCCACACCGAGCGCCAAGTTGCGACCCGTGCGGAAGCTGCGAAACTCAGTCAGTCCAGGACTCTTTCTCGCCATGCAGTCCAGAAACAGATCACGATAGTATTTTGGAATCGTTTAATTTTCTTGGCGCCATCTAGAATGTGTCCAAATACGGGACACAAAATCATAGTTTTCAAGTCGGAATTTCTAAAAAAACTGGAGCATCCCGATGTACTGATAATATTTAGTTCATATTTTCAGATTCTTGGGTGCAGTCCGGGGCTTTGCTCATCGCATGGCATGGGAATTGCCATATCTTGCCGGATAATATGGTGTTGCCGTGAAAACTGCATGAACAATACATGCAAAGTGTTCGCCGGACCGTGACCAGACGCGACTCCAGGAAGCCCACGCTCCGGCAATTTGAGGATGACCCCCATCCGAGAACCTCAAGGAGGAGCCATGAGACAATTGGAGATTGACGGAATGGACGGCAAAGGCGGAGCCGCGGTCAGCAGGCGATCGTTCGTCAAGGGCGCCGCCGCGGCGTGCGCCGGGTTGGCCGCGGGCGGGCCCGCGCTGCGCGCCCTGGTCCCGGACACGGCCCATGCCGGAGGCGCTTTGGCCGAGGGCAAATGGGTCAGCAGCTGTTGCGTGGGCTGTACGTCCTGGTGTTCCAAACAAGTTTACGTGATCAACGGGCGGGCCGTGAAGATTCGCGGCAACCCGCATTCCAAGACCAACGGCATCAACTCCTGCCCTCGGGCGCACCTGGCCCTGCAGCAGGTTTACGACCCGGACCGGGTCAAGACGCCCATGAAGCGGACCAATCCCAAAAAAGGTCGGTATGAAGATCCCGGTTTCGTGCCCATCTCCTGGGACGAGGCCCTGGACATATTGGCGGACAAGATCATGGAACTGCGGGCCAACGACGAAACCCACAAGTTCATGCTCATGCGCGGGCGGTACACCGCGCTGAACGACCTCTTCTACGATCGGTTGCCGAAAATCATCGGTTCTCCGAACAACATCTCTCACAGCTCCATCTGCGCCGAGGCCGAGAAGATGCGCTACTTCCAGGAAGGGCAGTGGGCCTACATGCAGTACGACATCCCCAACACCCGCTACGTGCTGATCTGGGGCGCGGACCCGCTGGTGGCCAACCGCGGCGTCTCCTCGTACCTGAACAGTTGGGGCCGGGCCCTGGACAACGCGAGGATCGCCTCGGTGGAACCGCGGCTTTCCGGTACGGGCAGCAAGTGCGACGAATGGTTGCCGGTCAAGCCGGGCTACGACGGCGCTCTGGCCTCGGCCATGGCCCATACCATCCTGGTGGAGGGAATGTGGTACAAACCTTTTGTCGGCGACTTCTTCGACGGCGAGAACAAGTTCATCCCCGGACAGGAGATCAATGAGTTCACCTTTCTGGAGGAACATACCCACGGTCTGGCGAAGTGGTGGAACCTGTATCTGAAGGACGCCACCCCGGAATGGGCCGAACCGCTCTGCGGCATTCCGGCGGACCAGATCAGGCGCGTGGCTCTGGGCTTCGCCGCGGCGGCTCCGAACTGCATTTCCTGGGTCGGCGGCGGTCCGGCCATGCAACCCCGTGGAACGTACGGCTGTCTGGCGGCCAACGCCTTGAACGGTCTGGTGGGCGGCTGCGACAACCTGGGCGGTGTCCTTACCTACAATTCCCGCAGTTACCAAGGGTTTCCCTCACCTAACGATTTCATGGACGAAATGGCCCAAACCAATTCAAAGAAAGAAAAGATCGACCAGCGTGGTCGCTTGGAATGGCCCAATCTGGCCAGTGGACGGTCCGGAGGCGGCGTGAACACCAACAACGTGGCTGACGCGATCATCAACGAGGACCCCAACGAGATCAAAGTGGCCATGGGCTATTTCAATAATTTTGCCTTTTCCTGCCCAGGCACCGGACGCTGGGATCAAGCCCTGTCCAAGATCGACTTTTTCGCCCACATGACCACCCATGCTTCGGAAATGAGTTTTTACGCGGATATCGTGTTGCCGGTGAACCATTGCATGTTCGAGTCTTGGGGAACTTTGGACAATTCCAGCAACGGGTATCGGTCCGTGAGCCTGATGCAGCCGGCCATTGAGCGGCTCTGGGACACCAAGAGCATGGAAACGGAAATTCCCTGGCTGCTGGGCGAGAAATTGGCCCAGCGCGGGTTCGACAACCTGTTGCGCTACTATCAAGCCGTCGTGGACCCGGAAACCGGTAAAGCGCCCACCAATGAAAAGGAATTCGAACTGTACGCCATCAAGCACCGGATGCAGCATTTCTGGGACCCGGCCCAGAGCAAGGGGGGCGACAAATTCTCCGGTTGGGAAGAGTTCGTGGAAGTCGGGGTCTGGAACTCCGATCCCTATGCGTATCGGGCCCGGTGGAGCAACATGGGCACCAAAACCGGGAAGTTCGAATTCTACAGCGAGACCCTGAAGGATTCGTTGGAGAAGCACGCCGAGCGGCACAACACCACCGTGGACCACGTTCTGGAGGTTTGCAACTACGAGGCCCGGGGCGAAATGGCCTTCATCCCCCACCATGAGGAACCCTACGAATGGGGCGACTCAGGTGAATATCCCTTCAAGTTCGTGGATTACAAGGCCCGCCTGAACCGGGAAGGTCGGAGTTCCAATTGCCCCTGGTATCTCCAGCTCAAGGACCTGGACCCTGGGGACAAGTCCTATGAGGACGTGGCCAAGCTGAATCCCATTGACGGCGAACGCCTGGGCATCAAGTCCGGGGACAAGATCCGACTGACCACGCCCACGGGCAGCATCGTCTGCACCGCCTCCCTCTGGGAAGGCGCCAAACCCGGCACCGTGGCCAAATGTTTCGGTCAGGGACACTGGGCCTATGGTCGCTACGCGGCCAAGGTCTTCGGCAAGGAGGCCCTGGGAGCGAACAACAACGACATCATCCCGGTGGACTATGACCGGTTGAGCGGTTCCACGGCCTACTACGGCCACATCCGGCTGAAAGTCGAAAAGGTCTAGGAGGATAGATATATGGCACGATATGCTATGGTCATAGATTTGCAGCAGTGTACGGGTTGCGGCGGGTGCATCATCGCCTGCATGAACGAGAACAACCTGCCCGAGGGGGTGCGTTGGTCCGGGAAGATGACCGAGACCTTGGGCAGATATCCTTTTGTCCGCTACCACTACCGGCCAACGCTGTGCAATCACTGCGAGAACGCGCCGTGCGTACGCGGCTGCCCGACCAAGGCCCTGCATAAGGCCGAGGGCGGGATCACGGCTCATGATCCCAACAAGTGCATCGGCTGCCGGTACTGCATGGTCAACTGCCCCTATGGGGTGATCCATTACAACTGGCGCAAACCGCATGCCGAGTGGGAAGACACTACGGCCGTAATTCCCGGCGGCACGTCGACTCCCGTGGAAACGGTCCGTCGAGCCGGGGCCAAGGGCTGGCC contains the following coding sequences:
- a CDS encoding protein kinase domain-containing protein, translating into MRFMDGHEILGLLGQGGMSRVLKVRSALDGRICALKLLRPHPHLADLLGLEEIQRRFQFEAGVLARTDHPHVVRLLGQRLEGARWYMLLEYHCRTVGEWIGESPLVEEPSRPLRPDLALEVARQTASALEALHGQGLVHRDVKPANLLLDGRKRVKLADFGLSKLRGEREVRPSQLMVGSPFYAPPEQERDPESVDQRADWYALGVVLYRMISGGLPGENLDWSPIIREFGAKGGGFLGRMLASKPAERPAGAAEVLEGLDAMARYWRIHREAVCRMRWEEHARTARRGARDEKPREQPRKVGGHDAREMFMVDALWRPVRPKAKRYVVERETVSDPDAGRLWQRSGSAEPLEWGAAREHVRRLNRERWAGRSTWRLPTVDELLTLLEPDAPLDDFCLQPLFDRRQLRLWSADRRTFIAAWIVDVESGYLGWQDFTCPAFVRAVSTVPD
- a CDS encoding metallophosphoesterase family protein, coding for MRLAVLSDIHANQEALLAVLADLRTQCPDAVINLGDAVGYGPDPNAVVHLLRREGISCIQGNHEQGVLFPEKRDWFNPTTRKSLEITLGLLSPKTIAVLGTWPMAIQRETFLAVHGCPPDDPFDYFFEYEPETLPELFAAFSQKVCFVGHTHMLHLASWDGHEATLDEIEPGTFRLDEGRRFIINVGSVGQPRDGTLAAKYVLWDSDRALLDVRAVPYDAALTIAKIEALEFPEVNARRLRE
- a CDS encoding SDR family NAD(P)-dependent oxidoreductase; the protein is MHELHGKTLLLTGASMGIGRALAVALAKEGVNLVINARSTDPLRETRELCAGRGGESKAVVEVVAGDASKAETVVAMVEGARTIGNFWGFVHAAGILHPGPYVWELSDTDFLTVFQANVMAAHQLIRGCLPLLLEQGEGLAVFFGSGAAEKTQPGIAAYCAAKAAEEHLARQLAAEAPTITTFVYRPGIVETRMQAQARESEGGAASQLQSVFRPWKEEGRLMTPEQSAAGLVRLLAGNPRRLHGRTWDVRDL
- a CDS encoding cation diffusion facilitator family transporter, with product MSLLQTPARYALVSVAASLVTMALKFGAFWMTGSVSIFSDAAESVINLVAGLIAFIALLIAARPADKQHTYGHDKVEYFASGVEGTLILVAAATIFITSVQRLFAPVPLDSLGWGIAVLVLAAAINLGAARVLMHGARKHDSITLEADAKHLMTDVWTSLAVVVGIGVIILAPEEWLFLDPLIAMAVAVNILRAGVDLLRRSWNGLMDQTLPAEEIQIITEALQAQAPDAPFHGLRSRKSGSRRFIDVHLLLPGECSVQEAHELCDRIEHLVESRLNNTSLTIHVEPVEDDASWDGHCIGGVANDGSDQQARLPNNLQPS
- a CDS encoding DMT family transporter — its product is MLWAVLALGTAFFEAIKDALSKGQLILGDEYLLAWSYCVFALPLTGAYLWWEGIPAIGSDFGWALAAGVALNLVAVTLYMRAIKASELSLTLPMLTFTPLFMLITSPLILGEFPDRWGGLGMLLIISGAYLLNLRPTSASLGANSGISLLAPFRALWNDPGPRVMLLVAFIWSFTANIDKVGVINSSPAFWLFCFFMAMSLGLSPVVLIKSRRPFLRLRQNFRALFLVGLFGSLALVLQMWALTLTLAAYVVSIKRMSVVFGVLFGHVMFGEKDLTRKLLCAALMVAGVGLIALN
- a CDS encoding pirin family protein, translated to MRRSIEQVFFGEPITEGAGVKLHRTFGYYEAELFDPFLMLDDFRSDRPEDYLKGFPWHPHRGIETITYVLKGDVEHGDSLGNTGITSSGDVQWMTAGSGIIHQEMPKGDAHGSMHGFQLWANLPADQKMIEPQYRDITAADIPEVETENGVRIKIIAGTVGAVSGPVDDVVVAPEYLDCTIPPNTEFVHPTRRGFTAFIYVIGGAGTVNGTAVANRQVVLFGDGDELAVVAGEEPLRMLLLTGRPLDEPIAWRGPIVMKTRQELEQAFQDLRDETFIKHPPLHVAHHLADGR
- the sqr gene encoding type III sulfide quinone reductase, selenoprotein subtype, whose translation is MRKIVILGAGTAGTMMANRLCENLRTEIDQNKISVTIVDEDRVHLYQPGLLFLPFSMYRSKEDVLKPRDVFLPSEVKFIVSKIEKVDPDARKVVMKKGTIDYDLLIIASGSRCDPTENEGLLGPNWQKSIFDFYTLDGALKLQQAMRSFKGGRLVLNVAEMPVKCPVAPPEFVMLSDWYFHERGIRDKVEIVFATPLSGPFTKPLASQTLKYVCEEKNIKIMPDFALSHVDNENKRIVSHDKREIDFDLLVSIPTMKGAQFIIDSDMGDPLGWVPTDNHTLQSKNFQDIFVIGDATNVPTSKAGSVAHFESEILIENILRHLDGLEPLPKFDGHSNCFIESGFGKALLIDFNYTQEPLPGKFPLPGAGPFTLLKETKMNHYGKMMFRWAYWHLLLKGKDLPVSPFMTMAGKEMPGSITA
- a CDS encoding molybdopterin-dependent oxidoreductase encodes the protein MRQLEIDGMDGKGGAAVSRRSFVKGAAAACAGLAAGGPALRALVPDTAHAGGALAEGKWVSSCCVGCTSWCSKQVYVINGRAVKIRGNPHSKTNGINSCPRAHLALQQVYDPDRVKTPMKRTNPKKGRYEDPGFVPISWDEALDILADKIMELRANDETHKFMLMRGRYTALNDLFYDRLPKIIGSPNNISHSSICAEAEKMRYFQEGQWAYMQYDIPNTRYVLIWGADPLVANRGVSSYLNSWGRALDNARIASVEPRLSGTGSKCDEWLPVKPGYDGALASAMAHTILVEGMWYKPFVGDFFDGENKFIPGQEINEFTFLEEHTHGLAKWWNLYLKDATPEWAEPLCGIPADQIRRVALGFAAAAPNCISWVGGGPAMQPRGTYGCLAANALNGLVGGCDNLGGVLTYNSRSYQGFPSPNDFMDEMAQTNSKKEKIDQRGRLEWPNLASGRSGGGVNTNNVADAIINEDPNEIKVAMGYFNNFAFSCPGTGRWDQALSKIDFFAHMTTHASEMSFYADIVLPVNHCMFESWGTLDNSSNGYRSVSLMQPAIERLWDTKSMETEIPWLLGEKLAQRGFDNLLRYYQAVVDPETGKAPTNEKEFELYAIKHRMQHFWDPAQSKGGDKFSGWEEFVEVGVWNSDPYAYRARWSNMGTKTGKFEFYSETLKDSLEKHAERHNTTVDHVLEVCNYEARGEMAFIPHHEEPYEWGDSGEYPFKFVDYKARLNREGRSSNCPWYLQLKDLDPGDKSYEDVAKLNPIDGERLGIKSGDKIRLTTPTGSIVCTASLWEGAKPGTVAKCFGQGHWAYGRYAAKVFGKEALGANNNDIIPVDYDRLSGSTAYYGHIRLKVEKV